ATCACGGCGCCCGGAATGGTCTTGTCGCACCCGCACAGGACGACGAGCGCGTCGAGGTGGTGGCCCCAGGCGACGAGCTCGATCGAATCGGCGATGACCTCGCGGCTCACGAGCGAGGCCCGCATGCCCTCGGCGCCCATCGTGATGCCATCCGACACGGCGATCGTGTTGAACTCCATCGGCGTGCCGCCGGCCTCGCGCACCCCGGCCTTCACCTGCTCGGCGAGGTGCCGCAGATGGAAGTTGCAGGGGCCGATCTCGATCCAGGTATTGGCGATCCCGACGAGCGGACGCCGCAGGTCCTCGTCCGTGAACCCGACGGCCTTCAGCATGGCACGGGCCGGGGCGCGGCTCGGCCCCTCGGTCAGTGCCGCGCTCCGATGCTTCAGGGGCTCGCTCACGACACGCCTCCGCCCGGCGTGGGCCGCTCCTGCCGCGACGCCGTGTAGCTGCCGAGCGTTCTCAGGGAGGGCGCGAACTCGGCGAGGTGCATGAGGGCCCGCGTGCACCGGTGCTCGTGCACGCCGACCGAGAGGTCGGCGTAGAACAGATACTCCCACGGCCGCCCGGGAATCGGGCGTGACTCGAGCTTCGTCAGGTCGATCCCGCGCAACGCGAAGACACTGAGCGCCTTGAACAGGGAGCCCGGCTCGTTCGGGAGCGAGAAGACCAGCGTGGTCTTGTTCGCCTCGAGCTTCTGCCGGTCGTCCTGCGCTCCGGGGCGTCCGACGATCAGGAAGCGCGTGATGTTGTCGGGAAAGTCCTGGATGGCCGAAGCGAGCACCGCGAGGCCGAAGACCTCGGCCGCCCGCTCGGACGCGATGGCCGCGGTCGACGCGAGGTTCCGGTCGCGAATGAGCTTGGCGCTGCCGGCCGTGTCGTACGTCGCCACCACCTCGACGCCCTGCATGCGCCGGAGGTACCGGTCGCACTGCGCCAGCGCCTGCGGATGCGAGTAGACCTGCCGGACGTCCTCGATCGTCGTCCCGGGCAGGGCGACCAGGCTGTGGACGACCGGCAACTCCACCTCGCCGACGATCTTCAGCTCGTGCGTCACGAGCAGGTCGTAGTTGCGATGAATGGTCCCGCCGATCGAGTTCTCGATCGGCAGGACACCGCAGGTCGCGCGTCCGCGCTCGACGGCCTCGAACACGTCGTCGAACGCCGGACACGCCACGGCCTCGGCGTCAGGACCGAAGCGGAGCGCGGCCGCCTCGCTGTAGGCCCCTGGTTCTCCCTGGTACGCGATCTTCACGATGTCCTCTCGTCCGCCGTCGCCGGGCACCCCGGCCCGAGGGAACACGGCACCCCGGCCCCGCCGGGGGGATCCGTCCCGCGCTGCTGAGGTCTGCCGGGGCCCGCAGCACCTGCGGGCGCCTCTAGGATGACCTATCGGACCGGGCAATCGTCAAATTTATAGTAATTAGTGAATCATAAGCAAGAGTAATTGGGCCCGGCAGACGCGGCTCGCCCGGCCCCGGCCGGCGCACGAGAAAGGGCACGCTATAATCTCAGCGCATGTTACGCGCCTATCGTGGCCACTGGCCCACCGTGGCCGCCTCGGCCTACGTCGATCGCAGCGCCCAGGTCATCGGCGACGTCGTCGTCGGCGAGGAGTCGAGCCTCTGGATGAACGTCGTCGTCCGCGGCGACGTCAATCACGTCCGCGTCGGCCGGCGCACCAACGTGCAGGACGGCACCGTCGTCCACGTGATGCGGGGCACGCACCCGACCCTCATCGGCGACGAGGTCACCATCGGACACGGCGCGCTCGTGCACGGCTGCACGCTGGGCGACCGCGTCCTCGTCGGCATGGGCGCCATCGTCCTGAACGGCGCTTTCGTCGGCGAGGACTCGATCGTCGCCGCCGGCACGCTCGTCCCGGAGGGCATGCAGGTGCCTCCGCGCTCGCTGGTGATGGGCAGTCCCGCCAGGGTGCGCCGCACGCTCACCGACGAGGAGGTCGCGTCGATTCTTCGGTACGCCGACAACTACGTCGGCTATCGGCTCGACTACATGAACGCGCCGGAGTAGCGCGGTCGAGGCTGGTTGTTGTTCGCTCGTGAGCCGTAACGATCCTGCGATGTCCAGAACCCAGCCCGCGCGCGGCATGCGCGACTTCCTGCCCGACGAGGCACGACGGCGCGCGTACGTCATCGGCGCGATTCGGGAGGTCTACGAGCGTTATGGCTTCGAGCCGCTCGAAACGCCCGCCGTCGAGAACATCGAGACGCTGCTCGGCAAGTACGGCGAGGAAGGCAATCAGCTGATCTTCAAGATCCTGAAACGCGGCGAGCACGAGGCCACGGGTCAGGCCGACCTCGCGTTGCGGTACGACCTGACCGTGCCGCTCGCGCGTGTCGTCGCCGAGTACCGCGCGAAGCTGCCGCGGTACTTCAAGCGATACCAGGTGCAGCCGGTCTGGCGCGCCGACCGGCCGGCGCGGGGCCGCTTCCGGGAGTTCTACCAGTGCGACGTCGACGTGCTCGGCTCGACCTCGCCCGTCGTCGAGGCCGAGCTGTGCGCGGCGGCGAGCGAGGCGCTCGCGCGCCTCGGCTTCCAGGACTTCGAGGTGCGCCTCAACCACCGCGGGCTGCTCACGGCTCTGCTGCTCGCCTCGGGGGTCGAGACGGCGCGCCACGGTGACGCGCTCGTGGCCCTCGACAAGCTCGACAAGATCGGTCGCGAGCGGGTCGCGGCCGAGATGACGTCGCGCGGTGTCGCGCAGGATGGCGCGATGCGCCTGCTCGACCTCTTCGCTGCGGTTGGGTCGGACGCGCGGGGCGGCGCGGGGAGGTCGGCCGCCGCGGAGAAGGGGTCGGCCGGGGCTGAAGCCCCGGCCGCTACGGGAGAAGCTCCTGCCGAAGCCCCTGCCGCCATGGGAGGCGAGGGTCTCATCGCCACGGGAAGCGACGGCCCTGCCGCTACGGACGCGGAAGACGTCCCTGCCGCGACGACCGGAGGTCGCGGTCGAGCCGGGGCTTCAGCTCCGGCGGCGGCTCTCGCCGTGTTCAACGCCCGTGTGCTCGAGACCCTGCGCCAGTTCGTCGGCGAGACGGACGGTGGCCGCGCCGCGCTCGACACCCTCCGCCGGATCCTGGCGCTGGTCGAGGCGACGCCGGCTTCCGGCCGCGTGCGGATCGACCCGAGCCTGGCGCGCGGGCTGTCGTACTACACCGGCGCCATCATGGAGATTGCGGTGCCCGACCTCGCCGGCAGCCTCGGCGGTGGCGGGCGGTACGACAACCTCGTCGGCATGTTCCTCGGACAGGACGTGCCGGCGGCGGGCATCTCGCTCGGCCTCGAGCGCATCATTGTCGTGATGACCGAGCGCGGGATGTTCCCGCCAGAGTTCGGCGCGGCGCCGGCCGACCTCATGGTTGCGCAGTGGAACGAGGCGACGGCCGACCAGGCGCTCGGGCTGGCGCACGAGCTCCGGGCGGCCGGCCTGCGCGTCGACGTCTATCCGGAAGCCGACAAGATCGGCAAGCAGTTCAAGTACGCCGCCGGCCGTGGCGTCGCCGCGGTGGCCGTGATGGGCGACGACGAGCTCGCGCGGGGTGAAGTGACGGTGAAGGACCTTCGCACCGGGCAGCAGACGAGCGTGGCGCGACGGGCGGCCGCAGCCCACGTCCGCGGCCTCGTCGGCACCCGTACGTAGTCCGTAGCCTGTAGCCCGTAGCCTGTCGCCTGTCGCCCGTAGCCTGTCGCCTGTAGCCTGTCGCCTGAGAGATCCCCCGTGCCCGACCATCTTGGAGACCTTCGTCGAACTCACACCTGCGGCGCGCTGCGCGCGTCGGACGTCGGCCAGCGCGTCGTGCTGCTCGGCTGGGTGCACCGCGTGCGCGACCTCGGGTCGCTCGTCTTCTTCGACGTGCGCGACCGGCACGGCCTCACCCAGGTGATCGCGCGCGACAATCCGGCGCTCGTCGAGGCCGTCAAGCGGCTGCGCCCCGAGATGGTGGTGGCCGTGCTCGGCGAGGTGGAGCACCGCGACGCCGACACGGTGAATCCCAAGCTGCCCACCGGCCAGGTCGAGGTCGTCGTCCACGACCTGCGGCTGTTGAACGACGCACGCCGGCCGCCGTTCCAGATCGGCGACGACTCGGTGGCCGAGGAGACCCGCCTGCGCTACCGCTATCTCGACCTTCGCCATCCGAGGATGCAGCGCAATCTCGAACTGCGTCATCGGGTCGCCATGGCCATCAGGCGCTACTTCGACTCGCAGGGCTTCCTCGAGATCGAGACGCCCATCCTCACGAAGTCGACCCCGGAGGGCGCACGCGACTACCTCGTGCCGAGCCGCGTGCATCCGGGCGAGTTCTTCGCGCTGCCGCAGTCACCGCAGATCTTCAAGCAGATACTCATGATCGCGGGGCTCGACCGCTACTTCCAGATCGTGAAGTGCTTCCGCGACGAGGACCTGCGCGCCGATCGACAGCCGGAGTTCACGCAGGTCGACGTCGAGATCTCGTTTGCGAACCAGGAGCTGGTGTTCGGCCTCATCGAGCCGGCGATCGCCGCCATCTTCCGCGAGATCGGCGTCGAGATCCGAACGCCGTTCGCCCGCCTGGCGTATGCGGACGCCATGGCGCGATACGGGTCGGACAAGCCCGACCTGCGATGCGGCATGCCGATCCAGGACCTGTCGGCGGTCTTCGGCGGGACGCCCTTCGGGCCGTTCCGCGAGGCCCTCGGCGCCGGCGGCGTGGTGCGCGGCTTCGTCGTGACGGGGCGTGGCGCGGCCTCGAGAAAGGAGCTCGACGAGCTCGTCGAGCAGGCCCGGCAGCTCGGTGCCGCCGGCCTCGTGTGGGCACGGCGCAACGCCGAGGGCGTGGTGCAGAGCTCGATCCTCAAGGCTGTGGGCGAGCCCGCCGTCGTCGCGGCGCTCGATGCGGCCGGCGCCGGCCCGGCCGACCTGCTGCTCGTCGCCGGTGGCGCGCCCGAGGCCACCTCGAAGGTGCTCGGGCAGCTTCGCCTGGCGATCGCGAAGAAGCAGGGCCTGCTGCGCCCCGACGAGTTCGCCTTCACGTGGGTGATCGACTTCCCGCTGTTCGAGTGGGACGCCGAGCAGCAGCGCCATGCGCCGATGCACCACCCGTTCACGTCACCGGCCGAGGAGGACCTCGGAAGGCTCGAGTCGGCCCCGGGCGACGTGCGGGCGAAGGCGTACGACCTCGTGCTGAACGGCAGCGAAATTGGGGGCGGCAGCATCCGAATTCACGACCCCAAGCTGCAGGCCACGATCTTCCGCCTGCTGAACATCTCGGATGAAGAGGCGGCCCTGCGGTTC
The Acidobacteriota bacterium DNA segment above includes these coding regions:
- the aspS gene encoding aspartate--tRNA ligase; translation: MPDHLGDLRRTHTCGALRASDVGQRVVLLGWVHRVRDLGSLVFFDVRDRHGLTQVIARDNPALVEAVKRLRPEMVVAVLGEVEHRDADTVNPKLPTGQVEVVVHDLRLLNDARRPPFQIGDDSVAEETRLRYRYLDLRHPRMQRNLELRHRVAMAIRRYFDSQGFLEIETPILTKSTPEGARDYLVPSRVHPGEFFALPQSPQIFKQILMIAGLDRYFQIVKCFRDEDLRADRQPEFTQVDVEISFANQELVFGLIEPAIAAIFREIGVEIRTPFARLAYADAMARYGSDKPDLRCGMPIQDLSAVFGGTPFGPFREALGAGGVVRGFVVTGRGAASRKELDELVEQARQLGAAGLVWARRNAEGVVQSSILKAVGEPAVVAALDAAGAGPADLLLVAGGAPEATSKVLGQLRLAIAKKQGLLRPDEFAFTWVIDFPLFEWDAEQQRHAPMHHPFTSPAEEDLGRLESAPGDVRAKAYDLVLNGSEIGGGSIRIHDPKLQATIFRLLNISDEEAALRFGFFLEALEHGTPPHGGIALGLDRIVAILAGEQSIREVIAFPKTAAAVDLMSGAPSTVDPQQLRELHLRTVG
- the pheA gene encoding prephenate dehydratase is translated as MKIAYQGEPGAYSEAAALRFGPDAEAVACPAFDDVFEAVERGRATCGVLPIENSIGGTIHRNYDLLVTHELKIVGEVELPVVHSLVALPGTTIEDVRQVYSHPQALAQCDRYLRRMQGVEVVATYDTAGSAKLIRDRNLASTAAIASERAAEVFGLAVLASAIQDFPDNITRFLIVGRPGAQDDRQKLEANKTTLVFSLPNEPGSLFKALSVFALRGIDLTKLESRPIPGRPWEYLFYADLSVGVHEHRCTRALMHLAEFAPSLRTLGSYTASRQERPTPGGGVS
- a CDS encoding gamma carbonic anhydrase family protein, producing the protein MLRAYRGHWPTVAASAYVDRSAQVIGDVVVGEESSLWMNVVVRGDVNHVRVGRRTNVQDGTVVHVMRGTHPTLIGDEVTIGHGALVHGCTLGDRVLVGMGAIVLNGAFVGEDSIVAAGTLVPEGMQVPPRSLVMGSPARVRRTLTDEEVASILRYADNYVGYRLDYMNAPE
- a CDS encoding histidine--tRNA ligase, whose amino-acid sequence is MSRTQPARGMRDFLPDEARRRAYVIGAIREVYERYGFEPLETPAVENIETLLGKYGEEGNQLIFKILKRGEHEATGQADLALRYDLTVPLARVVAEYRAKLPRYFKRYQVQPVWRADRPARGRFREFYQCDVDVLGSTSPVVEAELCAAASEALARLGFQDFEVRLNHRGLLTALLLASGVETARHGDALVALDKLDKIGRERVAAEMTSRGVAQDGAMRLLDLFAAVGSDARGGAGRSAAAEKGSAGAEAPAATGEAPAEAPAAMGGEGLIATGSDGPAATDAEDVPAATTGGRGRAGASAPAAALAVFNARVLETLRQFVGETDGGRAALDTLRRILALVEATPASGRVRIDPSLARGLSYYTGAIMEIAVPDLAGSLGGGGRYDNLVGMFLGQDVPAAGISLGLERIIVVMTERGMFPPEFGAAPADLMVAQWNEATADQALGLAHELRAAGLRVDVYPEADKIGKQFKYAAGRGVAAVAVMGDDELARGEVTVKDLRTGQQTSVARRAAAAHVRGLVGTRT